One Coregonus clupeaformis isolate EN_2021a unplaced genomic scaffold, ASM2061545v1 scaf0853, whole genome shotgun sequence genomic region harbors:
- the si:dkey-7j14.6 gene encoding membrane-spanning 4-domains subfamily A member 4A produces the protein MASSITTANGVVIVTQVFPLGETGKASVPLLNVTPQIQSAPPAMPLPTTKVSEMTRVFLQVQPQSLGIVQIILGLVCMVVSLSALLSPTLYDQAPLFMGVAFVLSGSLTVAARKGTGLSLIKGTLAVNIFSVLVALAGVAYICMLLTVKHEDGFCTPTDGNYTSDSNQNRIRECTTMVRTIDKVLNGVKGLLLVLTVMELCVALTVCVFSGKAIHLRGHYSLSNGRGRGMVVVETGTDPVRASQASLSDSDVALLGSAENSDNPAPLYSP, from the exons ATGGCCTCCTCTATCACCACTGCAAATGGAGTTGTGATCGTGACACAGGTGTTCCCCTTGGGGGAGACTGGCAAGGCTTCAGTGCCACTTCTGAATGTCACTCCCCAAATCCAGAGTGCGCCCCCTGCTATGCCACTGCCGACCACTAAAGTGTCAGAGATGACAAGGGTGTTCCTGCAGGTTCAGCCACAATCTCTCGGG ATTGTGCAGATCATCCTTGGATTGGTGTGCATGGTGGTGAGCCTGTCTGCTCTTCTGTCCCCTACCCTGTATGACCAGGCCCCTCTCTTCATGGGAGTTGCT TTTGTCCTCTCTGGATCTCTCACTGTGGCTGCCCGGAAAGGAACAGGTTTGAGTCTG ATTAAAGGGACTCTGGCTGTGAATATTTTCAGTGTTCTTGTGGCCCTGGCTGGGGTTGCATATATTTGCATGCTGCTGACTGTAAAACATGAAGATGGTTTCTGCACCCCAACTGATGGAAACTATACTTCAGATTCCAACCAGAACAGGATACGGGAATGCACAACAATGGTTAGGACAATAGAT AAAGTCTTGAATGGGGTAAAGGGCCTACTGCTGGTCCTGACGGTGATGGAGCTCTGTGTGGCTCTCACTGTCTGCGTCTTCTCTGGGAAAGCCATTCACCTCCGTGGGCACTACAGCCTGAGCAATGGCCGTGGCCGGGGGATG GTGGTGGTAGAGACTGGTACTGACCCCGTCAGAGCCAGCCAGGCCTCCCTGAGCGACAGTGATGTGGCTTTACTGGGCAGTGCTGAAAACTCTGACAACCCGGCTCCACTGTACTCTCCTTGA